A DNA window from Lagenorhynchus albirostris chromosome 5, mLagAlb1.1, whole genome shotgun sequence contains the following coding sequences:
- the LOC132520661 gene encoding LOW QUALITY PROTEIN: small nuclear ribonucleoprotein Sm D1-like (The sequence of the model RefSeq protein was modified relative to this genomic sequence to represent the inferred CDS: substituted 2 bases at 2 genomic stop codons), translated as MKLVRILMKLSHVTVTTELKNGTQVHGTITDRLPLDTLVMDVEPKVKSKKREAVTGRGQGXGRGRGXGRGRGGPMR; from the exons ATGAAGCTCGTGAGAATTTTGATGAAATTGAGTCACGTAACTGTAACCACTGAATTAAAGAATGGAACACAGGTCCATGGAACAATCACAG ACAGGTTACCTCTAGATACACTTGTCATGGATGTTGAACCAAAGGTGAAATCTAAGAAAAGGGAAGCTGTTACAGGAAGAGGCCAAGGATGAGGAAGAGGACGTGgctgaggcagaggaagagggggTCCTATGCGATAA